The following coding sequences lie in one Candidatus Reconcilbacillus cellulovorans genomic window:
- a CDS encoding transcriptional regulator: MRKIAIRFTVFLLSFLATSAAIYAFQLYQSLSRLGEGQGGSPFSGISILDNNPENQIPKWEGRERVNILLLGGDSRGKEHEIPRSDTMLVASIDPVTKRAHLMSILRDTYVDIPGRGRDRINAAVSYGGPRLAMRTVSQLLGIPIQYYVYTDFEGFVAVVDAVGGIDIEVEKDMKYYDRADGPEYAIDLKKGWQHLDGRKALQYVRFRHDALSDYARTERQRKFLIALARKMQSTTSLLKLPSIIDKVEPYVETNMTVSDMVKLGALALEAKNADIVGVQIPPNELLEPREIGGASVLVTDPRRVREYVKDLFESAVQPSSSPSPSRSPGRSPAGRSPSPSPARR; the protein is encoded by the coding sequence TTGCGCAAAATCGCCATAAGGTTCACAGTTTTTTTATTGTCTTTTTTGGCTACGTCCGCCGCCATCTACGCGTTTCAACTCTATCAGTCGCTGTCGCGGCTTGGCGAAGGGCAGGGAGGATCGCCTTTTTCCGGCATTTCGATCCTCGACAACAATCCGGAAAACCAAATCCCGAAATGGGAAGGCCGCGAGCGGGTCAATATCCTGCTTTTGGGCGGCGACTCGCGCGGCAAGGAGCATGAGATTCCTCGTTCGGACACGATGCTCGTCGCGTCGATTGATCCGGTGACCAAACGGGCGCATTTGATGTCGATCCTGCGCGACACGTACGTCGACATTCCCGGCCGCGGCCGCGACCGGATCAACGCGGCCGTCTCGTACGGCGGTCCGCGGTTGGCGATGCGGACGGTGTCACAGCTGCTCGGCATTCCGATCCAATATTATGTATATACCGATTTCGAGGGCTTCGTCGCCGTCGTGGACGCCGTCGGCGGCATCGACATCGAAGTCGAGAAAGACATGAAATACTACGACCGCGCCGACGGTCCGGAATACGCCATCGACCTGAAAAAGGGCTGGCAGCACCTCGACGGGCGTAAAGCGCTGCAGTACGTCCGGTTCCGCCACGACGCGCTGTCAGACTACGCTCGGACGGAACGCCAGCGGAAATTCCTGATCGCGCTCGCCCGTAAAATGCAAAGCACGACGTCGCTTCTAAAGCTGCCGTCGATCATCGACAAGGTCGAGCCGTACGTCGAGACGAACATGACCGTCTCGGACATGGTCAAGCTCGGCGCGCTGGCGTTGGAAGCGAAAAACGCGGACATCGTCGGCGTCCAGATTCCGCCGAACGAATTGCTGGAACCGCGCGAGATCGGCGGCGCCTCCGTGCTTGTCACCGACCCGCGCCGGGTGCGCGAGTATGTAAAGGATTTGTTCGAATCGGCCGTGCAGCCTTCTTCTTCGCCTTCGCCGTCGCGGTCGCCGGGTCGGTCGCCGGCCGGCCGTTCGCCGTCGCCGTCTCCGGCTCGACGGTGA
- a CDS encoding daunorubicin ABC transporter permease yields MIAMYAEIIRIRFLTMLAYRVNYYSGILIYAINIGAYYFLWRAIYAGQERLGGMTAAQMTTYVAVAWMARAFYFNNLDRDIATEIRDGSVAVQLIRPYSYLAVKMMQALGEGLFRLVMFMAPGMVLVALLFPVRLPADPAVWGWFALMLALSFVINSEINMLTGLAVFFLESGEGLMRMKRVVVDLLSGLMIPIGFFPAWAQGVLGALPFQAIAYLPATVFVGGRAGSDVYAAVGVQLFWCVALLLPIALMWRWARRRLFVQGG; encoded by the coding sequence GTGATCGCGATGTACGCCGAAATCATCCGCATCCGGTTTTTGACGATGCTCGCCTACCGCGTCAATTATTACAGCGGCATTTTGATTTATGCCATTAATATTGGAGCGTATTATTTTTTATGGCGTGCGATCTATGCCGGCCAGGAGCGGCTCGGCGGCATGACGGCGGCGCAGATGACGACATACGTCGCCGTGGCGTGGATGGCGCGCGCGTTTTATTTCAACAACCTCGATCGCGACATCGCGACGGAAATCCGCGACGGCAGCGTGGCGGTCCAGCTAATCCGTCCCTATTCCTATCTGGCGGTCAAAATGATGCAGGCGCTCGGCGAAGGGCTGTTCCGGCTCGTCATGTTCATGGCGCCGGGGATGGTGCTGGTTGCGCTGCTTTTTCCGGTGCGGCTGCCGGCGGACCCCGCGGTATGGGGATGGTTCGCCCTGATGCTGGCGCTCAGTTTCGTCATCAATTCGGAAATCAACATGTTGACGGGACTTGCGGTCTTTTTCCTGGAAAGCGGCGAGGGGCTCATGCGCATGAAGCGGGTCGTCGTCGACCTGCTGTCGGGGCTGATGATTCCGATCGGATTTTTTCCAGCGTGGGCGCAAGGCGTGCTCGGCGCCCTGCCGTTTCAGGCGATCGCCTATTTGCCGGCGACGGTGTTCGTCGGCGGAAGGGCGGGATCGGACGTTTACGCGGCGGTCGGCGTGCAACTCTTTTGGTGCGTCGCGCTGCTTCTGCCGATCGCGCTGATGTGGCGCTGGGCGCGGCGCCGGCTGTTTGTGCAAGGCGGGTGA
- a CDS encoding ABC transporter permease, with amino-acid sequence MFYASLMLDYLKTYLKTRLSYRSDFWVEVASDLMFLAANLFFVLVVFGHVDRLGGWTLDQMVFVYGYFMIPYGLFNCFFNLWGFTERYIVRGEMDRVLTRPAHNLFQLMMENLDPSSLFTALAGVVVTAVAWVRLGLPFHWTDPLVLALLTVGSMMVYGGVYVAMTAISFFTDAPTGILPMMWNIQNYGRYPVTIYNRAIRWVLTFVLPFAFVGFYPAAYFLDPGRWAPVALATPIVGAVFLAGGLFVWRLGVNRYRGAGS; translated from the coding sequence GTGTTTTACGCGTCGCTGATGCTGGATTATTTGAAAACGTATCTGAAAACGCGGCTGTCGTACCGCTCCGACTTCTGGGTCGAAGTCGCGAGCGATCTGATGTTTCTGGCGGCGAATCTGTTTTTCGTGCTCGTCGTGTTCGGCCACGTCGACCGGCTCGGCGGCTGGACGCTCGATCAGATGGTGTTCGTGTACGGGTATTTTATGATCCCGTACGGGCTGTTCAACTGTTTTTTTAATTTGTGGGGGTTTACCGAGCGGTACATCGTGCGCGGCGAGATGGACCGCGTGCTGACGCGGCCGGCGCACAACCTGTTTCAACTGATGATGGAAAATCTCGACCCGTCGTCGCTGTTTACGGCGCTGGCCGGCGTCGTCGTCACGGCCGTCGCGTGGGTGCGGCTCGGGCTGCCGTTTCACTGGACCGATCCGCTCGTGCTGGCGCTTTTGACCGTCGGGTCGATGATGGTCTACGGCGGCGTCTATGTCGCGATGACGGCGATTTCGTTTTTTACAGACGCGCCGACTGGCATTTTGCCGATGATGTGGAACATCCAGAATTACGGCCGGTATCCGGTAACGATCTACAACCGGGCGATCCGGTGGGTGCTGACGTTCGTGCTGCCGTTTGCGTTCGTCGGGTTTTATCCGGCGGCGTATTTTCTCGATCCCGGGCGGTGGGCTCCCGTTGCGCTGGCGACGCCGATCGTCGGGGCGGTGTTTCTGGCCGGGGGGCTGTTCGTGTGGCGGCTCGGCGTGAACCGGTATCGCGGGGCGGGGTCGTGA
- a CDS encoding pilus assembly protein HicB, with protein MENKDLNYYMSLPYTLVIREMNDESGRYYYGTYLELDGCQSDGQTIEELLKNLEEAKRGWLEVKLEHGDPIPEPNPKVEFSGKVLLRMPKSLHQRLAMEAEMEGVSLNQYMLYKLSR; from the coding sequence ATGGAAAACAAAGACCTGAATTATTACATGTCGCTGCCGTATACGTTGGTGATCCGAGAAATGAACGATGAAAGCGGTCGATACTACTACGGCACGTATCTGGAATTGGACGGCTGCCAGTCGGACGGGCAGACCATCGAAGAATTGTTGAAGAATCTGGAAGAAGCCAAACGCGGTTGGCTTGAGGTGAAACTTGAACATGGCGATCCCATTCCGGAACCGAATCCAAAAGTCGAGTTCAGCGGAAAAGTCCTGCTCCGTATGCCGAAGTCGTTGCACCAACGATTAGCCATGGAAGCAGAAATGGAAGGGGTATCTCTAAACCAGTATATGTTGTATAAGTTGAGCAGGTAG
- a CDS encoding ribonucleotide reductase assembly protein NrdI: MLVAFDSRTGNVRRFVEKLPFPAVRIDEDMTLDEPFVLVTYTTGFGQVPDKVLRFLKKNGRRLRGVAASGNRNWGTNFAASADVISDMYGVPVLTKFELSGTARDVETFVKGVSLLAAH; encoded by the coding sequence ATGCTCGTCGCGTTCGATTCCCGTACCGGCAACGTCAGGCGGTTCGTCGAGAAGCTGCCGTTTCCCGCCGTCCGGATCGACGAGGACATGACGCTGGACGAGCCGTTCGTCCTCGTGACGTACACAACCGGGTTCGGCCAGGTGCCGGACAAGGTACTCCGATTCCTGAAAAAAAACGGCAGGCGGCTCAGAGGCGTCGCCGCCAGCGGCAACCGCAACTGGGGAACGAACTTCGCCGCCAGCGCCGACGTCATCTCTGATATGTACGGCGTTCCCGTGCTGACCAAGTTCGAACTGTCGGGCACGGCGCGCGACGTCGAAACGTTCGTGAAGGGGGTCAGCCTCCTTGCGGCACATTGA
- a CDS encoding ribonucleotide-diphosphate reductase subunit alpha (Catalyzes the rate-limiting step in dNTP synthesis) produces MRHIELNNEIMLRGPDGFFRLEKDREAVAAFMEYVRERSPRFSSIRDKIDYMIENRFYENFYEQYTPEQVESLFRLTRDFGFQFQSYMAISKFYNDYAVKSDDRSLYLEDYPDRVAAVALHLGRGNYELARTLAVSMMEQRLQPATPTFLNAGKCRRGELVSCFLLEMDDTLNSINYCLNLCMQLSKIGGGVAVNVSKLRGRGEPIKGVEGAAKGIMPVLKLMEDAFSYADQMGQRKGSGAAYYNIFGWDVQEFLDSKKINADEKIRLKTLSIGLIVPDKFYRLAEENKPLTVFGPYSVYKAYGVHLDDMDLDEMYDRLVADDRIRKKTIMSARDMLIRIAMTQLESGYPYIMNKTNANRVHALKDLGTIKMSNLCTEIYQLQETSEIGDYGEGDVIRRDVCCNLASLNIVNVMERRKVRESVHEGMLALTSVSDMMRISNAPGVVKANRELHAVGLGAMNLHGYLAKNRIAYDSAEARDFARTFFMMMNFYSLEKSMEIARERGETFQGFERSEYAKGTYFEKYLETDYRPRSDKVRRLFDGIPIPTPDDWRALKEKVQTYGLYHAYRLAIAPTQSISYIQNATSSVMPIVEPIETRTYANSTTYYPMPFLSKDNLFYYKSAYNMDQFDVIDLIAEIQEHIDQGISTVLHVRSDISTRELARYYIYAAKKGLKALYYTRTKRVEVSECVSCAV; encoded by the coding sequence TTGCGGCACATTGAGCTGAACAACGAAATCATGCTGCGCGGGCCGGACGGCTTTTTCCGCTTGGAGAAGGACCGCGAGGCCGTCGCCGCGTTCATGGAATACGTGCGGGAGCGAAGCCCGCGTTTTTCGTCCATACGCGATAAAATCGACTACATGATCGAAAACCGGTTTTACGAAAACTTTTACGAACAATACACGCCCGAACAGGTGGAAAGCCTGTTCCGCCTGACGCGGGACTTCGGTTTCCAATTTCAGTCCTACATGGCGATTTCAAAGTTTTACAATGATTACGCTGTCAAAAGCGACGACCGGTCGCTCTACCTGGAAGACTACCCCGACCGCGTCGCCGCCGTCGCGCTGCATCTCGGGCGCGGCAACTACGAACTGGCGCGCACGCTGGCCGTGTCGATGATGGAACAGCGGCTGCAGCCGGCGACGCCGACGTTCTTGAACGCGGGCAAATGCCGCCGCGGGGAACTCGTTTCCTGTTTCCTGCTGGAGATGGACGATACGCTTAATTCCATCAACTATTGCCTGAACCTGTGCATGCAGCTGTCGAAAATCGGCGGCGGCGTCGCCGTCAACGTCTCCAAGCTGCGCGGCCGCGGCGAGCCGATCAAGGGCGTCGAAGGCGCCGCCAAGGGCATCATGCCGGTGCTCAAGCTGATGGAAGACGCGTTTTCATACGCGGACCAGATGGGCCAGCGCAAGGGGTCGGGCGCGGCGTACTACAACATTTTCGGCTGGGACGTACAGGAGTTTCTCGACAGCAAAAAAATCAACGCCGACGAGAAAATCCGCTTAAAGACGCTGTCGATCGGGCTGATCGTGCCGGACAAGTTCTACCGGCTGGCGGAGGAAAACAAGCCCTTGACCGTATTCGGCCCGTATTCGGTGTACAAGGCGTACGGCGTCCATCTCGACGACATGGACCTCGACGAGATGTACGACCGGCTCGTCGCCGACGATCGCATCCGCAAGAAAACGATCATGAGCGCGCGCGACATGCTGATCCGGATCGCGATGACGCAGCTGGAGTCGGGCTATCCGTACATCATGAACAAGACGAACGCCAACCGCGTTCACGCGCTCAAGGATCTCGGCACGATCAAAATGTCGAACCTGTGCACCGAAATTTATCAGCTGCAGGAAACGTCCGAAATCGGCGACTACGGCGAGGGCGACGTTATCCGCCGCGACGTCTGCTGCAACTTGGCGTCGCTCAATATCGTCAACGTGATGGAGCGGCGCAAGGTGCGCGAATCGGTGCACGAAGGGATGCTCGCGCTGACGTCGGTCAGCGACATGATGCGCATCTCCAACGCGCCCGGCGTCGTCAAGGCCAACCGCGAGCTGCACGCCGTCGGCCTCGGTGCGATGAACCTGCACGGGTATCTTGCGAAAAACCGGATCGCCTACGACAGCGCGGAAGCGCGCGATTTCGCGCGGACGTTCTTCATGATGATGAACTTCTATTCGCTGGAAAAAAGCATGGAGATCGCCCGCGAGCGCGGCGAAACGTTTCAGGGCTTCGAGCGGTCGGAATACGCCAAGGGGACGTATTTTGAAAAATATCTGGAGACCGACTACCGCCCGCGTTCGGACAAAGTGCGCCGGCTGTTCGACGGCATCCCGATCCCGACGCCCGACGACTGGCGCGCGCTGAAGGAGAAAGTCCAGACCTACGGCCTGTATCACGCCTATCGGCTGGCGATCGCGCCGACGCAGAGCATCTCGTACATCCAGAACGCGACGTCCAGCGTCATGCCGATCGTCGAGCCGATCGAGACGCGCACGTACGCCAACTCGACGACGTATTACCCGATGCCGTTCCTGTCGAAGGACAATCTGTTCTATTACAAGTCGGCGTACAACATGGACCAGTTCGACGTGATCGACCTGATCGCGGAAATTCAGGAACACATCGACCAGGGCATTTCGACCGTATTGCACGTGCGAAGCGACATTTCGACGCGGGAGTTGGCGCGCTACTACATTTACGCCGCCAAAAAGGGCCTCAAGGCGCTCTACTACACCCGCACGAAACGAGTGGAGGTGAGCGAATGCGTCAGCTGTGCGGTATGA
- a CDS encoding class 1b ribonucleoside-diphosphate reductase subunit beta, with the protein MRAVNWNRPDDDFTIAFWQQNIMQFWTDEEIPLSDDKMSWLELTDAQRDVYMKVLAGLTLLDTIQGGSGMPNILEHVEGLQRKAVLAFMGMMEQIHAKSYSSIFTTLATTEEIDELFRWVETHPVLQQKAARINRYYTSIRSDKDLYLAMAASVLLESFLFYSGFFYPLYLAGQGKMTSSGEIIDLILRDESIHGLYVGVLAQEVFARLSPREQEEASAEFERLLDDLYRLEVAYSDEMYAPLGLEEEVKRFVRYNANKALMNLGREPKFPDEDVNPIVLNGIRTHTKQHDFFSKKGNGYVKAIRVEPLTDDDFRFDR; encoded by the coding sequence CTGCGCGCGGTCAACTGGAACCGGCCGGACGACGATTTCACGATCGCGTTTTGGCAGCAGAACATCATGCAGTTCTGGACGGACGAGGAAATCCCGCTTTCCGACGACAAAATGTCGTGGCTCGAGCTGACCGACGCCCAGCGCGACGTTTACATGAAAGTGCTCGCCGGCCTCACGCTGCTCGACACGATCCAGGGCGGCTCGGGGATGCCGAACATCCTGGAGCACGTCGAGGGCCTCCAGCGCAAGGCGGTGCTCGCCTTCATGGGCATGATGGAGCAGATTCACGCCAAGTCGTACAGCAGCATTTTTACGACGCTGGCGACGACTGAAGAGATCGACGAGCTGTTCCGATGGGTCGAGACGCATCCGGTTCTCCAGCAGAAGGCGGCGCGGATCAACCGCTATTACACGTCGATCCGTTCGGACAAGGACCTGTACCTGGCGATGGCGGCGTCGGTGCTCTTGGAAAGCTTCTTGTTTTACAGCGGCTTTTTCTATCCGCTCTATCTGGCCGGGCAGGGCAAAATGACGAGCAGCGGCGAGATCATCGACCTGATCTTGCGCGACGAGAGCATCCACGGGCTGTACGTCGGCGTGCTGGCGCAGGAAGTGTTCGCCCGGCTGTCGCCGCGCGAGCAGGAGGAAGCGTCGGCGGAGTTCGAGCGGCTGCTCGACGACCTGTACCGGCTGGAAGTCGCCTACAGCGACGAGATGTACGCGCCGCTCGGACTGGAGGAAGAGGTGAAGCGGTTCGTCCGGTACAACGCGAACAAGGCGCTCATGAACCTCGGGCGCGAGCCGAAATTCCCGGACGAGGACGTCAACCCGATCGTGCTGAACGGCATCCGCACGCATACGAAACAGCACGACTTTTTCTCGAAAAAGGGCAACGGCTACGTGAAGGCGATCCGCGTCGAGCCGCTGACCGACGACGATTTCCGGTTCGACCGGTGA